From the genome of Nicotiana sylvestris chromosome 2, ASM39365v2, whole genome shotgun sequence, one region includes:
- the LOC138885655 gene encoding uncharacterized protein: MAIDINIQELLVIGDSNLLLHQELRKRFTKIEFQHVPIIQNEFVVALATLLSMIQHPDKNFIDPIPVRIHNQLAYFAPVEEETDEKPWFHDIKEYLAKREYPENANHTQKCTLQRLSNHFFHSGENLYRRTPDLGLLRFVDAKEASKLLEDIDVGTRIAHMNGFVLAKKIFRAEVASYKAVTKKVITDFVKDHIICRFGVLESIVTDKAANLNSDLMKPCVKLSKSSTRIPQPIHLK, encoded by the exons atggcaatcgacataaatattcaggagctgctggtaatcggtgattcaaatTTGCTtttgcaccag gaattgagaaagaggttcacgaagatagagtttcAGCATGTTCCCataattcagaatgagtttgtcgttgcattagccactttgttatctatgatacaacatccagataagaatttcattgatcctatcccagtgagaattcataatcagctGGCATATTTTGCCcctgttgaagaagaaacagatgaaaaaccttggttccatgacatcaaggagtatttggcgaaAAGAGAATATCCGGAgaatgcaaatcacactcagaaatgcacactccagagattgtccaatcacttcttccacagcggagaaaatttgtatagaagaactcctgatttaggattgctaagatttgtcgacgcaaaagaagcttctaaactacttgaggatATAGATGTTGGGACCCGCATtgcgcacatgaatggttttgtcttggccaagaagatatttagggccg aggttgcatcttacaaagctgtaaccaagaaagtcatcacagactttgtcaaagatcaTATTATTTGCCGATTTGGAGTTCTCGAGTCTATTGTCACGGATAAGGcagccaatctcaacagtgatttgatgaagccatgtgtgaaactttcaaaatcaagcacaagaattccacagcctatacaCCTCAAATGA